A stretch of Arachis hypogaea cultivar Tifrunner chromosome 15, arahy.Tifrunner.gnm2.J5K5, whole genome shotgun sequence DNA encodes these proteins:
- the LOC112750063 gene encoding nucleobase-ascorbate transporter 7, with translation MAEEGAAAAPPPKQQQPQAPPVKDQLPNVSYCSNSPPPWPEAILLGFQHYVVMLGTTVLIPASLVPQMGGGNEEKARMIQTLLFVAGVNTYIQTLFGTRLPAVIGGSYTFMPTTISIVLATRYDAIADPKEKFERIMRGTQGALIVASTLQIIVGFSGLWRNVVRFLSPLSAVPLVALSGFGLYELGFPEVTKCVEIGLPAILFLLIFSQYIPHVIKEERGIVDRFAVVFTVAVVWIYALILTVSGAYRKVALTTKNSCRTDHAGIISGAPWIRVPYPFQWGAPTFNAGEAFAMMAASLVALVESTGALIAVSRYASATPIPPAVLSRGVGWQGVGILLSGIFGTGNGSSVSIENTGLLALTRDGSRRAVQISSGYMIFFSIFGKFGAVFASIPAPIFASLYCLFFAYVGSAGLSFLQFCNLNSFRTKFILGFSIFMGFSIPQYFNEYTAFKLHGPVHTHARWFNDMINVSMSSKAFVAGSLALLLDATLRKKDGQTRKDSGMQWWDRFISFQKDARSAAFYSLPFNLDKFFPSM, from the exons ATGGCAGAAGAAGGGGCTGCAGCTGCACCACCACCAAAACAACAACAGCCTCAGGCACCTCCCGTCAAAGATCAACTCCCCAATGTTTCTTACTGCAGCAATAGTCCTCCACCATGGC CGGAGGCTATACTACTTGGTTTCCAACATTACGTGGTGATGCTCGGCACAACTGTTTTAATACCTGCCTCTCTAGTTCCTCAAATGGGAGGAGGAAAT gaagagaaagcaagaATGATTCAGACTCTCTTGTTTGTGGCTGGCGTAAACACTTATATCCAAACTCTATTCGGGACTCGTCTCCCTGCAGTTATAGGAGGATCCTATACCTTTATGCCAACCACCATTTCAATCGTTCTGGCTACTCGCTACGACGCCATTGCCGATCCTAAGGAG AAATTCGAGAGGATAATGCGCGGAACGCAGGGCGCTCTTATTGTTGCTTCTACTCTCCAAATTATTGTTGGCTTCAGTGGACTTTGGCGCAACGTAGTGAG GTTTCTAAGCCCTCTCTCAGCTGTTCCTTTGGTTGCTCTCTCAGGCTTTGGACTTTATGAGTTGGGTTTCCCTGAG GTTACAAAATGTGTGGAGATTGGACTGCCAGCAATTCTCTTCCTACTAATATTTTCACAG TACATTCCTCATGTGataaaagaagaaaggggtatTGTTGATCGCTTCGCAGTTGTATTCACGGTTGCAGTTGTGTGGATTTATGCTCTTATTCTAACTGTCAGTGGAGCTTACAGAAAGGTAGCACTCACAACAAAAAATTCTTGCAGAACTGATCATGCTGGAATTATAAGTGGTGCTCCTTG GATTAGAGTCCCATATCCTTTTCAATGGGGAGCTCCTACATTTAATGCTGGAGAAGCTTTTGCTATGATGGCTGCTTCACTTGTTGCCCTAGTAGAG TCAACAGGTGCTCTCATTGCTGTTTCAAGGTATGCAAGTGCAACTCCTATCCCGCCGGCAGTTCTTAGCCGCGGTGTTGGCTGGCAG GGAGTGGGAATTCTGTTATCTGGGATCTTTGGGACAGGGAATGGATCATCAGTTTCCAT AGAGAACACTGGACTGTTAGCTTTGACTCGAGACGGTAGCCGAAGGGCTGTTCAGATATCATCTGGATACATGATCTTTTTCTCCATATTTG GAAAATTTGGAGCTGTGTTTGCTTCAATCCCAGCACCAATATTTGCTTCCTTATATTGCCTTTTCTTTGCCTATGTTG GTTCTGCTGGCCTCAGCTTCCTTCAGTTTTGCAATCTAAACAGTTTTAGAACCAAATTCATCTTGGGGTTCTCTATTTTCATGGGATTCTCCATACCACAATACTTCAATGAGTACACAGCATTTAAGCTCCATGGTCCTGTACACACTCATGCTAGATGG TTCAATGACATGATCAATGTGTCAATGTCATCAAAAGCATTTGTTGCTGGTTCATTGGCGCTGTTGTTAGACGCCACGTTGCGCAAGAAAGACGGCCAAACCCGCAAAGACAGTGGCATGCAGTGGTGGGACAGGTTCATTTCATTCCAGAAAGATGCAAGGAGTGCTGCGTTTTACTCTCTGCCCTTCAATCTGGACAAGTTTTTCCCTTCTATGTGA